One window from the genome of Longimicrobiaceae bacterium encodes:
- a CDS encoding type II toxin-antitoxin system HicB family antitoxin, with amino-acid sequence MKNEFTAILERDGEWHVAYCPEIPGANGQGTTKEEALDSLSAAIELILEDRRDDVLRGLPADAVRETVTVG; translated from the coding sequence ATGAAGAACGAGTTTACGGCTATCCTGGAGAGGGACGGCGAGTGGCATGTCGCCTACTGCCCTGAGATTCCGGGTGCGAACGGCCAGGGAACCACGAAGGAGGAGGCACTGGACAGCCTGTCCGCCGCCATCGAGCTGATCCTGGAGGACCGTCGGGATGATGTCCTCCGCGGGCTTCCGGCCGACGCGGTGCGGGAGACGGTGACCGTCGGGTGA